ACGCCCGTTGCGGGCGTCTCTGAACCCTGCGCGGCGTAGAACTCCTCGATCACCGCCGGTGTTTCCTCTTCCGAATCCTCGAAAGCCCCATGGGCGAGTCCTGCCGCGGCCGCACGATCCAGTGCCACCTGATCCCATCCCAGTGCCGTGCGGGCCTGGGCATCCTGCTGGGCCTGCTGTAGGGCCGCCTCCAGCGTCATCCCCTGGCGCACGATCAGGTCCACGAAGTACACCGCTGATCGGTGGCTTTGCGTCGTGCTCTTGGCTCTAAGGCTAATTTTGCCCAACCCCCAAAAATGTAAAGTGCGTTTTTCAATGTTCAATATTGCCGGCTTTGCTTGGAGCGCTCACTTCCACAAGCGATTGTTTTTAAAGAATTAGCTGAACCTTGCTAAAATTAGCAAGAGGAGCGAAAGCGTGCTAATTCCTGCTGGATGACCATCGGCTACCGGGATCCAGACGGATCAGGTGACTTCTTTCTAGTGCGCGACGGCTTCAACTTGAGGCTCTCCAATTTAGTGTGTAGCGCCGCTTCACGCAGGGTCGCCGCCTGCAGCGCCTGCTGAGCCGCGAGCAATGCTGCGGGGAGACCGTCCATCCGTGCCAGTTGCTGTTCTAGGGTGCTAGCGCGGGCCCCATGTTCGGTGGCCAAGTGGTCTGCGGCACGCGCCGAAGCCATGGCTGTTTCCAACCGGGAGGCGATAGCCGAGGTTTCCCGTTCCTTCTGCCGCAGCGTTGCTTGGAGCGTCTTGGTTTCTTCCCGCGCCCGATCGATTTCCGCGTGCGCCCGATCTTCGACGGCCCGCAGATGCTGCGATTGGGCTTCACGCTCAGCATTCACCGTGCTTTTGTGCGTCTCCAACGCTTCGGCGAGTTGATCGGCGCGCTGTTGCAGCCCGTCGCGTTGCCGGTTTAACTCATTTAATTGGGTGGTCTGCTGCTCGACGAGACGTTGGACGTCCGTCAGTCGCGTTTCGGCGACCTCACGGGCCTGGCCCGCGCTCTGCGCCAGTACCTGCGCTTCCGCGATCGCAATTTCCCAGATCTTGCGTTCTTGCGTGAGGGACGTTTGGGCGGCCAGGAGGGCATTCTGCTCTTGAGCAAGTGCGGCCTGAGCGCCAGCGGTAGCGTGCTCGCTGGCGCTCACCCACACCGCCCGGAACGCGGCGGCGACCTCGGGCGGTAACTCGGGTAAACGTGCTTCGCCTGCCATCCGTTGCGCCAACGCTTCCCACCAGGTTTCCAACAACTGGCCGACGCGGGCCGGACTACCGCGCCCCAATTCGGACCGCACGCGCTCGACGGTGGGGCGTTCGCCACGGGCCAAGACCCGATCGGCCGCGGCAATAACCTCAGTTTCCGGAACCCCGATCGCCATACCCTGCCCTCCATAATTAAGGTACGATAAGGGAACGGTTATCGTACCTTATCTGCCTGATAGCGCAATTTTACTACGGCCAACGTAATGAATATACTACATGAGCTGCGACCGCTCGCTAGCGTACCGGTCCTGGATCCGGCGCTGTTGGACGCCGCCGGCGCCCGCGCGGCCCAGGAATTCGTCGCTGATGGCACGCCGGCCAACACCGCGCGCAGCTACGCCAGCGCCCTGCGCTACTGGGCGGCTTGGTATGCGTTGCGTTACGGCCAGGTATTGGGCGACACGCCGGTGTCGGTCGCCGTGGCCAGCCAGTTCATCGTCGACCACCTCGAACGCAAAGCGGCCCACGGACTGCAGCACGAACTGCCGGCGGCCCTCGATGCGCGGCTCGTGGCGCTCGGGGCCAAAGCGAAGCTCGGAGCGCTGGCGTATGCCACGGTGGCGCACCGGCTCGCGGTGCTGGCCAAGTGGCATCGCCTGCACGACTGGGAACCGCCCGGCGACGATCATCGGATCAAAACCTTGATGGCCAAGGCGCGCCGCGCCCAAGCCAAGCGCGGCGTGACGGTGCGCAAGAAGACCGCGTTGGTGGCTGAACCGCTGCAAGCGATGTTGGCCACCTGTACGGATGGCGTCCGCGGCCTGCGGGATCGCGCCCTACTCCTGCTGGCCTGGAGCGGCGGTGGTCGGCGCCGCTCCGAAGTGGTGGGGATCCAGATCGATGACATTCGCCGGCTGGGTCCCACCACGTGGACCTACGCCTTGGGTCATACCAAAACCAATGCCACCGGCGGGCGTCGGGAGAAGCCCCTGCGCGGCGAGGTGGTGCTCGCCCTAGAGGCCTGGATCGAGGCCGTGCAGCTCACCGAGGGCGCTCTCTTCCGCCGGGTATACCGCAACGGTCGCGCCGGCGCCGCGCTCACGCCGGATCAGGTGGCCCGTATTGTCCAGCGGCGCGCGACGCTCGCAGAGCTGCCGGGCGATTGGGCGGCGCACAGCCTGCGCTCAGGCTTTGTGACGGAAGCCGGCCGTCAGGGCGTGCCGCTGGGTGAGGTGATGGCGATGACCGAGCACCGCAGTGTGGGCACAGTGATGGGGTATTTTCAGGCGGGGGCGCTGCTCAGCAGCCGTGCCACCGATCTGCTGGCAAAAAAATGAGGTCAATGCCGGTTCGACGACAGGTGGAGAGTCGGCAGGAATTCATCCAAAAATCGGCAATTCGGCTTCTAAGTTACCGTTTGTAGGAACATTTCAGTTGCCTAGTAGTTCATTCTCGGGCAATTGTGCAGCAGCCTGCTGCACAATTCAGGCGCCCCAGTGACGGTTCATCGGCCTACGGCACTACTTTTCTGGATCGCGGCCTTGCCTGCTCGTCACATACTGCGGTGACATGAAATGACTGCTATTACACTTAGTGTGGTAAGGTCATTGACACAAAAATGAAGGGGCGCTAGGCTCAACATCATGGATGTGGATTTCGAAGACGCCTCGCTCAAGAGGCTTGAGGCGGACCCGGGATTTACGGCCGGCTACGAGGCCGCCATCGTCAAGGCGTTCCGAAAACGGATGCAACTCATCCGTGCGTCGGTCGACGAGCGCGCCTTTTATGCCATGAAGTCCCTGCATTACGAAAAACTGAAAGGAGACCGGGACGGTCAATGTTCGATGCGATTGAACGATCAATGGCGGCTGCTCTTGCGCGTGCGGCAAGACGAGGACGGTAGAACGGTCGTGATCATTTCCATCATCGATTATCACTAACCTTTCCCGAGGATGACCCCATGAACACTGTTGCTGAAATCTTCCCGCCGGGTGAGTTTCTCCGCGAAGAACTGGAAGCTCGCGGTTGGTCGCAGACCGAGCTGGCCGAGATCATCGGCCGTCCGGTGCGGCTGATCAATGAGCTGATCGCCGGCAAGAAGGCGATTACTCCGGAAACGGCCATCCAGTTGGGCGACTCGCTGGGCACCGGCCCGGAGTTGTGGATGAATCTGGAAAGCCAGTATCAGCTGTCCAAGGTCCGCTCTACCGACGGCCTGATTGCTCGGCGCGCCAAGCTCTACGAGCGGTTTCCGGTACGCGAGATGATCAAGCGCGGCTGGATCGAGGCCACCAAGAGCATCGAGGTGCTTGAACAGCAGTTTCTCACGTTCTTCGACGTGAACAGCCTGGAGGATGAGATTCCGTTCTGCCACGCCGCCAAGAAAACCGAGGTCCACGATCTGCCCAGCATGTTGCAGCTGGCCTGGCTGTGCCGGGCTCGCCGCATTGCGTCGGAGCTCGTGATCGCCCCCTACACCGAAGCCGGCTTGCGGCAGGCCCTGCCGCGTCTGTCGGCGCTCTTGTCCGCCCCCGAAGAAACTCGGCATGTCGCTCGGGTGCTCGCCGAGTGCGGCGTACGCTTTGTGATTGTGGAGCCCATTCCGGGCTCCAAGATCGACGGCGCCTGCTTCTGGCTCACCGACGTGCAGCCCGTGGTGGCGCTGTCGTTGCGCCTGGATCGCATCGACAACTTCTGGTTCGTGCTGCGCCATGAGCTGGAGCACGTGCTGCGCCGCCATGGTCGGGAACGCGGATACATCCTGGACCAAGACATGGAAGGGACCGCGGCCGACCAGATCAATGACGAGGAAGTGGTGGCGAACACCGAAGCTGCTGAATTTTGCGTGGCGCAGGACGAGATGACCGGATTTGTGGCCCGCGTGGCGCCATTTTTCGCCGCAGAACGCGTCGTGCTATTTGCGCAGCGCCTCGACGTGCACCCCGGCCTGGTGGTCGGCCAATTGCAGCGGCGACTCGGACGCTACGACCTGTTTCGCAAGTTTCAGGTCAAGGTGCGGCAAGCGGTGACGTCGTCGGCGCTGACCGATGGCTGGGGTATGGTTCACACGGTTTAGAGGAGCGGAACATGTCTGGTTATACGAATGCCGTCAAAGAGTACGTCGAGCGCTACAAGGCCGAGGTCGGATCCGATGCGTTGCTCGATCCGCACGCGGTCGCCGAATGGGCTTTTCGCAACGGCCTTCACAAGCCCAGCGTCAAGACCGTCATCGACGCGATCGCCACTGACATCGCCCAAGTCTTTCGCGAGGAATACCGAGTCGATCGCCTCGGGCGCCGCTATCGCGCCAAACATGCCGCGACTCAGAAACGGGGCACCCAGACGCTATCGCTATGGGCGGATCTTGACGATCCAAACGCGCCCCACACCCACTTCGTCAAATCGTTCGCCCAGCGCCGCCTGCAAATCGTTGGCGACTGCGTGCAACTGGCGACGGACGTGGACGTCTACAACGACAAGCGTTGCCCCACCGTGCCGATCCAGGTCCCGCTCGACTTCACTCTGGACGTGATGGAGTTGCAGCAGGCCGTCAAGAAAGTGGCCTAGTCGAACGGATGAAGTACCCAGCACGACTGCCGGACGTACGTAGCACAGGTTGTTTTAGCGATCAGGTCCTCATTCCACCAGGAGAAGACGCATGGCAAAGAACGAAAAGACCGGCCCTACGGTGACAAAAGCCGCTTCGACGGTCTTGCGCGACCCCGGGGCCAGCAGGGTTGCCAAGTCGTTGGCGGGCAGCGCGCTGGCCCAGGCCCACACGGGCAAACAGTCCTCGCCGTCGACCGCGAAGACCGCCGCCAAAGTGCT
This genomic stretch from Rhodanobacter thiooxydans harbors:
- a CDS encoding type II toxin-antitoxin system RelE/ParE family toxin encodes the protein MDVDFEDASLKRLEADPGFTAGYEAAIVKAFRKRMQLIRASVDERAFYAMKSLHYEKLKGDRDGQCSMRLNDQWRLLLRVRQDEDGRTVVIISIIDYH
- a CDS encoding DNA-binding protein; amino-acid sequence: MAIGVPETEVIAAADRVLARGERPTVERVRSELGRGSPARVGQLLETWWEALAQRMAGEARLPELPPEVAAAFRAVWVSASEHATAGAQAALAQEQNALLAAQTSLTQERKIWEIAIAEAQVLAQSAGQAREVAETRLTDVQRLVEQQTTQLNELNRQRDGLQQRADQLAEALETHKSTVNAEREAQSQHLRAVEDRAHAEIDRAREETKTLQATLRQKERETSAIASRLETAMASARAADHLATEHGARASTLEQQLARMDGLPAALLAAQQALQAATLREAALHTKLESLKLKPSRTRKKSPDPSGSR
- a CDS encoding HigA family addiction module antitoxin gives rise to the protein MNTVAEIFPPGEFLREELEARGWSQTELAEIIGRPVRLINELIAGKKAITPETAIQLGDSLGTGPELWMNLESQYQLSKVRSTDGLIARRAKLYERFPVREMIKRGWIEATKSIEVLEQQFLTFFDVNSLEDEIPFCHAAKKTEVHDLPSMLQLAWLCRARRIASELVIAPYTEAGLRQALPRLSALLSAPEETRHVARVLAECGVRFVIVEPIPGSKIDGACFWLTDVQPVVALSLRLDRIDNFWFVLRHELEHVLRRHGRERGYILDQDMEGTAADQINDEEVVANTEAAEFCVAQDEMTGFVARVAPFFAAERVVLFAQRLDVHPGLVVGQLQRRLGRYDLFRKFQVKVRQAVTSSALTDGWGMVHTV
- a CDS encoding tyrosine-type recombinase/integrase translates to MDAAGARAAQEFVADGTPANTARSYASALRYWAAWYALRYGQVLGDTPVSVAVASQFIVDHLERKAAHGLQHELPAALDARLVALGAKAKLGALAYATVAHRLAVLAKWHRLHDWEPPGDDHRIKTLMAKARRAQAKRGVTVRKKTALVAEPLQAMLATCTDGVRGLRDRALLLLAWSGGGRRRSEVVGIQIDDIRRLGPTTWTYALGHTKTNATGGRREKPLRGEVVLALEAWIEAVQLTEGALFRRVYRNGRAGAALTPDQVARIVQRRATLAELPGDWAAHSLRSGFVTEAGRQGVPLGEVMAMTEHRSVGTVMGYFQAGALLSSRATDLLAKK